The Subtercola sp. PAMC28395 genome segment CTCACGGCTCTGAATCAGCTCTTGTCGCTGACGCGGCCGAGGTAGTCGCCCGTGCGGGTGTCGACCTTGACCTTGGTGCCCTGCTCGAGGAACAGCGGAACCTGGATCTCGTGGCCGGTCTCGACCGTCGCGGGCTTGGTGCCGCCGGTGGAGCGGTCGCCCTGCAGGCCCGGCTCCGTGTACGTGATCTCGAGGATGACCGAAGCGGGCAGCTCGACGTAGAGCGGTGCGTCTTCGTGCAGCGCGATGGTGGCCATCTGGTTCTCGAGCATGAACTTGGCCGCGTCGCCGACCACGGCGTCAGTCACGGTGAGCTGCTCGAAGGTGTCGGTGTCCATGAACACGAAGTCCTGGCCGTCGTTGTAGAGGTACTGGTAGTCACGACGGTCGACGTTGGCCGTCTCGATCTTCGCCCCGGCGTTGAACGTGCGGTCGACGACCTTGCCCGAGACGACGTTCTTGATCTTGGTGCGAACGAATGCCCCGCCCTTGCCCGGTTTGACGTGCTGGAATTCGATGACAGCCCAGAGCTGCCCATCGATCTTCATCACTACGCCGTTGCTGATGTCACTTGTCGAAGCCAAGGGTGATCCATTCATTTGAGAAAGTGCGGGGGCCGGTTGCGGCCCGACATACGAGTGTAGTTGAAAGCAGATCGACTTTCCCGATGGTGCAGCACAAAGGCGAAATTGCTGCACCAGGGGGAAAATCGATCGACTCGGGTGGGGGAAGCTACGAACCGATCTCCTGGTACGCGGCGAAGAGCAGCGAGGTCTCGGGGCCGGCGAGCACGGTGGGCTTGCCGATGTCGTCGAGAACGATGAACCGGAGCATGCTCCCCCGGGCCTTCTTGTCGCGTTGCATGGCGGCGAGCAGGGTCTTCCAGCGGCCGACCGGGTAGGTCGTCGGCAGGGTCAGGGACTCGAGGATGCTGCGGTGACGGTCGACCGCGCCATCAGAGAGACTCCCGGTGAGCCTGCCGAGCTCTGCGGCGAAGACCATGCCGACAGACACCGCGGCCCCGTGCCTCCACTGGTAGCGCTCGGTGTGCTCGATGGCGTGGCCCAGCGTGTGGCCGTAGTTCAAGATCTCGCGGAGGCCCGCCTCCTTGAAGTCCTCCCCGACCACCCTCGCCTTGAGGCCGATCGAGAGTTCGACCATGCGCCTGAACGGGGCGCTCGTCGGGTCGGTCGCTACCTGGACATCGGCCTCGATGATGTCGAGGATCTCGGGTTCCGCGATGAAGCCGGCCTTGACGACCTCGGCGAACCCGGCGAGCAGGTCGTTGCGAGGCAGGCTGACCAGCGTGTCGAGGTCAGCGATCACCGTGCTCGGTGCGTAGAAGGCACCGACGAGATTCTTGCCCTCCGCCGTGTTGATCCCGGTCTTGCCGCCGACTGCTGCATCCACCATGCCCAGCAGGGTGGTCGGTGCCTGGATGAGCTGAACACCGCGCAGCCAGGTTGCAGCCACGAAACCGGCGAGGTCGGTCGTCGATCCGCCGCCGAAGCCCACGATCGCATCTGACCGCGTGAAGTCGGCCTGCCCGAGGATCTGCCAGAGAAACGAGGCGACCTCGATGCGCTTGGCACCCTCACCGTCAGGCACCTCCGCCAACAGAACCTCGTAGTCGCCCTTCAGCTCGTCACGCAGGGCCGAGGCCCAGTCCGCCAGCGGTGGCGCGTGCACGAGGAGCACCTTGCGCACGCCGGGTGCGAGCGACGCACCGATCCGGTCGAGCACCCCTCGCCCGACGATGACGTCGTATGCGCTGTCGCCACCGACATGGATGATCGTGGGGCTGTCCGCGGTCATGAATCTCTCCCTTGTGCCGGGCCCGGGGTCGGTCCTGGCTTTTCAGCTTCGAACTGCTGTGCGTCGCGCCGCCGTGTTTCAGAGTGCCCGGCTTGGAACTGCCCAGCCTCAAACTGCTCAGTGATCCACGCCGCGACATCATCGGCGATGTCGTCGGCCTTGCGGTGCGAGGTGTCGATCGTGAAATCGGCGAGGCTGTCGTAGAGCTCGTGCCGGGCATCCACCAGTCGTTGCCACGACTCGATGTCGGGCACCAGCGGGCGCCGGGAGTTGCCCAGGCGCTTCTGCACGGCCTCGGCCGACGCGGTGAAGAGAACGACCAGACAGCCGTCGAGGTCGCGCTGGGTGGCCTCATTGAGCACAGCGCCGCCGCCGAACGAGACGATGCCGCCGCCGGCAAGCGCGGTGACGACCTCGGCCCGCTCGAGCGCACGGAACGCTGGTTCGCCGAGGCTCTCGAAGATCGCAGGGATCGGGCCGTTCGTGGCTGCGATCTGCTTGTCGGTGTCAGTGAAGGCCATATCGAGCAGCTTGGCCACGCGTCGGCCGATCCGGGTCTTGCCGGCCGCCGGGGGGCCGATGATGACGATGGTCACGCGAGAGGGGAAGTCGGATCGTCGATGCTGGCCGTTCCGGTGCGCAGTGCGGCCGGGATCGCAGCCATGTAGGCGTCGAGGTTGCGTTTCGTCTCTGTAACCGAGTCTCCGCCGAACTTCTCCTGCACGGCGTTCGCGAGCACGAGGGCGACCATCGCTTCGGCGACCACTCCCGCTGCGGGTACGGCGCACACGTCTGAGCGTTGGTGATGCGCAGCGGCTGCCTCGCCGGTTGCGACATCGACCGTGCGCAGGGCGTGAGGGATCGTTGCGATCGGCTTCATTCCCGCACGAACGCGCAGAACCGTGCCCGTGCTCATTCCGCCCTCGGTGCCCCCGGCCTTGGCGCTCAGGCGGGAGATCTCGTCGTCACCGACGATGAGTTCGTCGTGCGCCTGTGAGCCGCGCCTGGTCGTCGTGAGAAAACCGTCACCGACCTCGACGCCCTTGATCGCCTGGATGCCCATGAGGGCGGCGGCGAGCTGCGAGTCGAGCCGCCTGTCCCAGTGCACGTGCGAACCGAGTCCGGGCGGGAGGCCGTACGCCAGCACCTCGACCACGCCGCCGAGGGTGTCGCCGTCTTTCTGGGCTTCGTCGACTTCGGCGACCATGCGTTCTGAAGTCGCGGGGTCGAAGCACCTCAGCGGGTCGGCGTCGAGGCGATCGACATCGCCCGGGGTCGGCAGTGCAGAGCCCTCAGGCACGCGCACCGGCCCGATCGACAGCGTGTGGCTCACGAGGGTGATACCGAGTTCTGCGAGAAAATTGCGCACCACAGCGCCGAGGGCCACCCGGGCCGCGGTCTCGCGAGCACTGGCGCGTTCGAGAATGGGCCGAGCCTCGTTGAAGCCGTACTTCTGCATGCCGACGAGATCGGCGTGTCCGGGCCGGGGGCGGGTGAGCGGAGCTCCTCTGCCAGCGCTCGGCACGTAGTTCTCGATCGGCTCGGAGCTCATGACGTCGACCCACTTGGGCCACTCCGTGTTGCCGATCCGAATGGCGATCGGACTGCCGAGCGTGAAGCCGTGCACGACGCCACCCGAGATCGAGACCTCGTCCTGCTCGAACTTCATGCGCGCGCCCCGACCGTAGCCGAGTTTGCGGCGCGCCAGATCGGCACGAATATTTTCCAGGGAGACCGGGATGCCCGACGGGAGGCCCTCAATGACTGCAATGAGTTCAGGCCCGTGCGATTCTCCGGCAGTGAGCCAACGAAGCATGAGTAAAATCCTCCCACAGTCTGCGGCGTTCGAGTGCAGCCACCGATTCAGCGGCCGCCGCTGTCAGCTGGGGAGGCCGACGGCACGCTTCATCGCCGTGAAGACCTCGTCTTCGCGATCGAGCGGCAAGAGGGGGTCTCCGGTGACGAAGATGCGCACCTGGCCGAGCGCCTGGTGCGCCAACATGGCGAGGCCAGACACGGTCACTCCCCCGGCGCCCCGCCACGCGGTGCCCAGCACGCTCGGCCACGGGTCATACGCGACATCCAGAAGCACGGCACCGCGCGGCACCGCGAGAATGTCGTCCGGGGCGAGTTGCAGCGCACCCCCCGGCAGCGTACTGATGGTGACGTCGGCGACCAGGTCGCTCGTCAGTGCATCGCCGAGGTGCACTACGGAGACGACGAGGCCCGCACGGGCCGCAACGTTCACGATCTCTTCCGTCTTGTGCGGCGACCGTGCGGCGACGGTCACCTGTTCGGCCCCGAGATTCGCGGCGGCGACCATCGCCGAGCGCGCCGTAGCCCCGGCACCGAGGATGAGTACGTGCGAGGTCTGCCGGATCCCCACGTCGGCCAGGGCCCCGACGATGCCCGCGACGTCGGTGTTGAATCCCTGCACCGTCAGTTTCGACTGCGAATGATCGAGTGCGACTGTGTTCGAGGCGCCCGTCATCAGCGACTGCACATCGACAGAGTCGACGAGTGCCAGCGCTTCCTCTTTGAGCGGCATGGTGAGCGAGAGTCCGCGCCACGAGTCGTCGAGCCCGAGTACGAACTCGCCGAGTTCGCCCGAGCTCACTTCGGCCCGCGTGTACTCCCAGTCGAGGCCGAGTTCCCGGTACGCCGCAGTATGCAGCAGGGGTGACTTCGAGTGAGCGATCGGCGAGCCGAGAACGGCAAAGCGTGAGCTCATGGGCAGGCGGTGGCGTTGCCGGCCTGATAGAGGTCCACGGCGGCATTGTGCTGGCTGAGGTTGTCAGAGAAGCAAGTGAGGCCGGAATCGAGATTGACCGTCACGAAGTACAGCCACGTGCCGTCTGCCGGGTGCTGGGCCGCGTCGATCGCTGCGTCGCCCGGGTTCGATATGGGCCCGACCGGTAACCCGGTGAACACGTAGGTGTTGTATTTGTTCGACTCGTCGTTGCGCTCGGCATCTGTCGTGTCGACGCGCTTCTGGCCCGTGCCGTAGGCCACGGTCGCGTCGGACTGCAGCGGCATCCCATCGGCGATGCGGTTGAGGAACACTCGCGAGACCTTGTAGAAGTCGGCCGTGCTCCCGCCTTCCTTCTGGATGATCGACGCGAGAATCAGCGTCTTCTCCCTGTCGGCCGGGGCCACACCGGCCGCGTCGAGCGACTGGAACGTGCGGTCGACCATGGTCTTGACCAGGTCATGCGCGCTCATTCCCGGTTCGAAGGAATACGTCGCCGGAAAGAGGTACCCCTCGATGTTCGGTGCTGAGGCATCGATGCCGAACTGAGTGAAGTTGGCTGCTTCGGCCTGGAGGTCGGCCAGTGGCACACCGGTCGCCGTTGCGACCTGTGAGAGCGCGTCGGCTGCGATCGTGCCCTCGGTGATGACGACCTGCGCCGTGACGTGGTTCGCCGGATCCTGCAGGGCCGTCAGGGCCGCCTGGGAGCTCATCTGTTTGGCAAGCGTGTATGTGCCGGGCTGGAAGACGACGGTGGGCTGCTTCAGCAGGAGGTTGTAGAACCCAGCCGAAGACTTCACGACGCCGGCAGCAGCGAGGTTGTCGCCGATGGTGGAGCCATTGTCGCCGCTGGCTATCACGAAGCTGACCTTCTCGCCGGTGCCATTGCCGGTGTAGTCGTCGACCTCCTTCGCGCCGAAGATCTTGTTGATCTGCGGTGCATACGAGGTGTAGATCGAGGTGCCGACTGCGGCGAGCCCGCCGACGAGTACGACGGCGACGATGATCGCAATGATCCCCCGCCTCGACTTCTTACGGTTGCTTCGCTGACGCCGGGGCTGCCGGGGGCCCTTGGGTGGCTTTGACCTGCCGCCGGCGGCGGGTTCGCTCTGGTCGGCAAGCAGCTCGTCGATCGCGGTGCTCGTGGTTCGGGAGTTCGCTGCGCCTGCGGTGTCGGCGGATGCGGTGGTGCCGGTGGTTCCGGGAGCGCCTACCGTCGGCGGGTTGCCCTGGGCGGACTGCTCGCGCGCCTCACGTCTGCTGCTGGGCTGTGCCGCGCTCGGCACCTCCCGGAAGAACTCGGCGAAGGGGTGGTTCTCGGGTGGCTGGGGGTCAGTCACTATTCGTTCCTTGGTTCGGGTCGACGACTGATCCGGGTGGTCTGCCTGACGCTCGCTCGGTGTCCAAAGCGTGTTGCAAGAGTATAACCGCGGCTACTTGATCGATGACTGGGCGTGAGTTCTTCGTGTTCCGTCCTGAGCGGTGCAGGGCCGATTGGGCAGACACGGTCGTGAGACGTTCGTCGATCATCCGAACACCGATGTCGAGCTGTGCGTCGGTTGCACCAGCGAGGCACCGTGCCGCGAACTCTTCGGCGTCTGCTGTCGACGGCGTCGAAGCACCAGAGAGCGAGAGCGGGAGCCCGACGATGAACTCGAATGCCTCGAGCTCCCGTGCGATGGCGAGAATTCGCAGAACGTCTGAGTCGCCGCTCGCGGCGCGCGGCACCGTCTCGACCGGGGTCGCGAGCATGCCGTGGAGGTCCGACCGGGCCACTCCGACCCGTGCCTTGCCCACGTCGATGCCCAACCGCACTCCCGCTCGCACGTCGTCGTCCGCAGTTCTCAGCGAAATCAGTTCGAGCCGCTGGCTGCGGTGCCCGCAGCCGACACAGCCGAGCGGATGCCCGCCAGAGCATTGTCGATGGCTGCCACGTCGGTTCCGCCGCCCTGTGCCAGGTCGTCCTTGCCGCCGCCGCCGCCGCCGAGAATCGATGCCGCTACCCGGGCGAGGGCACCAGCCTTCAGTGAGGCCGAACGAGCCTGTTCGTTCGTCGCAACGATCACGACCGGCTTTCCGCCGACGTCTGCCGCCAGGGCCACCACGCTCGAAGCGCTGCCAAGACGCTCACGAACGCTCGTCACCAGGGTGCGAAGGTCATCGCTCGAGCGCAATTGGCCGAGCGATGCCGTGACGGTTGTCACGCCCCCGATGGGAGTCGCGAGGGCCAGGAGTCCAGGCACCCGCGACGAGAGTGCACTGGCCTCGTAGGCGGCGATCTTCTTCTCGGCGGCCTTGAGGTTCGAGACCAGGTCTGCGATGCGGTTCGTGATCTCGTCGCGGGGCGCCTTGAGTGAGGACGTGAGCTGGGAGACGATGGCACGCTCCGTGGCGAATTCACGGAAAGCGTCTGCACCCACGAGCGACTCGACGCGGCGGTTGGTCGAGCCGATCGACGATTCGCCGAGAAGGTTGATCAGCCCGATCTCCGAGGTGTGCACTACGTGGGTTCCGCCGCAGAGCTCTCGCGACCAGGGGCCGCCGATTTCGACCATACGCACGACGTCGCCGTACTTCTCGCCGAACAGCGCCATTGCGCCGAGCTTCTTCGCATCATCCACAGCCATCTCGCGGGTGATCACGTCGAAGTCTGCGCGCACTGCTGTGTTGGAGATCTCTTCGATCTCCGATTTGGTCGATGCAGAGAGGGGCTGGCTCCACGTGAAGTCGAGACGCAGGTACCCTGCCTTGTTGTACGAGCCGGACTGGTGTGCGGTCGGGCCGAGGATCTCGCGGAGTGCAGCGTGCACGATGTGCGTGCCGGAGTGTGCCTGTGTCGCACCCTTTCTCCACTCGCTGTCGACCACGCTGCGCGCGGAGTCACCCACGGCGACCTGGCCGCTGCTGACACGCGAGCGATGGCTGATGAGCCCCTTGACGGGCTTCTGCACGTCGAGCACTTCGAGCTCGAAGCCGTCACCGACGATGGTGCCAGAGTCGGCCTCCTGGCCGCCGGACTCGGCGTAGAGGCTCGTCTCGGCGAGGATGACCTCGACGAGTTCTCCGGCGACGGCGGTGGTCACTGAGGTGCCGTCGATGATGAGCCCGAGTACGCGCGAGTCGGTCTGCAACTCGGTGTAGCCGGTGAAGACGGTCTCGCCCGCCGCACGGAACTCGGCGAAGGCGCTCAGGTCATTCGCACCGAGCTTCTTCGACTTGGCATCGGCCTTGGCACGCTGCTTCTGTTCGGTCATCAGGCGTTCGAACGCGGCACGGTCGACCGTGAGACCCGCCTCTTCAGCAATTTCGACGGTGAGGTCGATCGGAAAGCCGAAGGTGTCGTGCAGCTGGAACGCCGTGTCGCCAGCGAGGGCGGAGGCCCCTTCTGACCTGGTCTTCAGCACAGCGAGGTCGAGGATCGTGGTTCCGCCGGAGAGGGTGCGCAGGAACGCCTCCTCTTCTGCGTAGGCCGTGCGAGAGATGCGCTCGTAGTCGGCTTCGACCTCCGGGTATGCCGCCGACATCGCATCGCGCGAGGCCGGGAAGAGCTCGGGGAACGTGGTGCGGTCGACGCCGAGCAGTCTCATGCTGCGCACGGTGCGACGAAGGAGGCGGCGCAACACGTAGCCGCGCCCTTCATTGGAGGGGGTGACCCCATCCGACATGAGCATGAGGGCGGACCGCACATGGTCGGCCACGACGCGCATGCGAACGTCGTCGTCGTGCACGGCACCGTAGCGACGGCCCGACAGTGCTGCGGCCAGATCGAGAACGGGTCGCACCTGGTCGATCTCGTAGAGGTTCTCCACGCCCTGCTTGATGAACGCCACGCGCTCGAGGCCCATGCCGGTGTCGATGTTCTTGCGTGGCAACTCGCCCAGCACGTCGAAGTCGTACTTCGACTTCACGTTGCCGATGAGGTACTGCATGAAGACGAGGTTCCAGATCTCGATGTACCGGTCTTCGTCTGCTGCAGGGCCGCCATCTTTGCCGTACGCGGGGCCTCGGTCGTAGAAGATCTCTGAGCAGGGACCAGCCGGGCCAGGCTGGCCGGTCGACCAGTAGTTCGAATCCTTGCCGAGTCGCTGGATCTTGTAGTCGGGCAGGCCTGCCGTCTTCTTCCAGAACGCGATGGCCTCGTCGTCGTCTTCGTAGACAGTGACCCAGAGGTCTTTCTCCTCGAACCCTAGGCCACCGTCGGCCTCGCTCGTGGTGAGCAGCTCCCAGGCGAATTCGATGGCGGTCTCCTTGAAGTAGTCGCCGAACGAGAAGTTGCCGTTCATCTGGAAGAACGTGCCGTGCCGGGTGGTCTTGCCGACCTCTTCGATGTCGAGGGTACGGATGCACTTCTGCACACTCGTTGCGCGCTTGAAGGGTGCGGGAACCAGCCCCGACATGTACGGGATGAACGGAACCATGCCTGCGACGGTGAAGAGAAGTGTCGGGTCTTCACTGACGAGCGAGGCGGAGGGAACGACTGTGTGCCCGCGGTCGGCGAAGAACGTCAGCCAACGCTGGCGGATATCAGCGGTTTGCACTACTTGTTTGCTGCCTTCTTCACGGAGTCGCCGGCATCGCCGATGGCGGCGCGCAATTCGGCCTCACGCTCGTGATAGCCGTCGACCAGGGCGTCGGTGAAGTCTTTGACCTTGGTCTCGAAATCGGCGAAGACCTTCTTGCCCTGGGCGGTCTGGTTGAACTGGTGTGCCGCAAAAACGCCGACAGCGACGCCGGCCGCGAACCACAGTACTTTTTTCACGCGCGAGCTCCTTTAGGGGTGTTCTGGAAAAGCCACGATCAGTTTAGTCCGTGGTCGAAAGTCCGACAGGCCGAGCACACGGTCAGCGCATTGGCAGTCAGGCACAGTCCTCAGTCAGTAGTCTGACCGGCGCGCCTTCTTGATCGCCCGAGGGGAGGCCGCCTTCGTGTTGCCCGCAGGCTTTGTGCCCGCGTGTTTCTTCGATGGCGCTTCGTCACCGAACGAACGAGCCCCCGCGAACGCCGCTCGAACGGCAGCGCTGAATCCAGCCAGCTTGATCAGTGGTCCGCCGACAGAGGCCGCGAAGAGGGCGACGAGCGAGTTGACGTTCCCTGTGACCTCGGCCACGTCCGACGTGATCGTGTCGACCCT includes the following:
- the aroB gene encoding 3-dehydroquinate synthase, with translation MTADSPTIIHVGGDSAYDVIVGRGVLDRIGASLAPGVRKVLLVHAPPLADWASALRDELKGDYEVLLAEVPDGEGAKRIEVASFLWQILGQADFTRSDAIVGFGGGSTTDLAGFVAATWLRGVQLIQAPTTLLGMVDAAVGGKTGINTAEGKNLVGAFYAPSTVIADLDTLVSLPRNDLLAGFAEVVKAGFIAEPEILDIIEADVQVATDPTSAPFRRMVELSIGLKARVVGEDFKEAGLREILNYGHTLGHAIEHTERYQWRHGAAVSVGMVFAAELGRLTGSLSDGAVDRHRSILESLTLPTTYPVGRWKTLLAAMQRDKKARGSMLRFIVLDDIGKPTVLAGPETSLLFAAYQEIGS
- a CDS encoding DUF948 domain-containing protein, with product MSGGDIAGLIAAGVFAVLVGIIALPLIKLGKVFDETTLAIRDTSKGIAPILEESTVTIQEANKQLARVDTITSDVAEVTGNVNSLVALFAASVGGPLIKLAGFSAAVRAAFAGARSFGDEAPSKKHAGTKPAGNTKAASPRAIKKARRSDY
- the efp gene encoding elongation factor P — encoded protein: MASTSDISNGVVMKIDGQLWAVIEFQHVKPGKGGAFVRTKIKNVVSGKVVDRTFNAGAKIETANVDRRDYQYLYNDGQDFVFMDTDTFEQLTVTDAVVGDAAKFMLENQMATIALHEDAPLYVELPASVILEITYTEPGLQGDRSTGGTKPATVETGHEIQVPLFLEQGTKVKVDTRTGDYLGRVSDKS
- a CDS encoding shikimate kinase — encoded protein: MTIVIIGPPAAGKTRIGRRVAKLLDMAFTDTDKQIAATNGPIPAIFESLGEPAFRALERAEVVTALAGGGIVSFGGGAVLNEATQRDLDGCLVVLFTASAEAVQKRLGNSRRPLVPDIESWQRLVDARHELYDSLADFTIDTSHRKADDIADDVAAWITEQFEAGQFQAGHSETRRRDAQQFEAEKPGPTPGPAQGRDS
- the aroC gene encoding chorismate synthase, encoding MLRWLTAGESHGPELIAVIEGLPSGIPVSLENIRADLARRKLGYGRGARMKFEQDEVSISGGVVHGFTLGSPIAIRIGNTEWPKWVDVMSSEPIENYVPSAGRGAPLTRPRPGHADLVGMQKYGFNEARPILERASARETAARVALGAVVRNFLAELGITLVSHTLSIGPVRVPEGSALPTPGDVDRLDADPLRCFDPATSERMVAEVDEAQKDGDTLGGVVEVLAYGLPPGLGSHVHWDRRLDSQLAAALMGIQAIKGVEVGDGFLTTTRRGSQAHDELIVGDDEISRLSAKAGGTEGGMSTGTVLRVRAGMKPIATIPHALRTVDVATGEAAAAHHQRSDVCAVPAAGVVAEAMVALVLANAVQEKFGGDSVTETKRNLDAYMAAIPAALRTGTASIDDPTSPLA
- the mltG gene encoding endolytic transglycosylase MltG: MTDPQPPENHPFAEFFREVPSAAQPSSRREAREQSAQGNPPTVGAPGTTGTTASADTAGAANSRTTSTAIDELLADQSEPAAGGRSKPPKGPRQPRRQRSNRKKSRRGIIAIIVAVVLVGGLAAVGTSIYTSYAPQINKIFGAKEVDDYTGNGTGEKVSFVIASGDNGSTIGDNLAAAGVVKSSAGFYNLLLKQPTVVFQPGTYTLAKQMSSQAALTALQDPANHVTAQVVITEGTIAADALSQVATATGVPLADLQAEAANFTQFGIDASAPNIEGYLFPATYSFEPGMSAHDLVKTMVDRTFQSLDAAGVAPADREKTLILASIIQKEGGSTADFYKVSRVFLNRIADGMPLQSDATVAYGTGQKRVDTTDAERNDESNKYNTYVFTGLPVGPISNPGDAAIDAAQHPADGTWLYFVTVNLDSGLTCFSDNLSQHNAAVDLYQAGNATACP
- a CDS encoding shikimate dehydrogenase codes for the protein MSSRFAVLGSPIAHSKSPLLHTAAYRELGLDWEYTRAEVSSGELGEFVLGLDDSWRGLSLTMPLKEEALALVDSVDVQSLMTGASNTVALDHSQSKLTVQGFNTDVAGIVGALADVGIRQTSHVLILGAGATARSAMVAAANLGAEQVTVAARSPHKTEEIVNVAARAGLVVSVVHLGDALTSDLVADVTISTLPGGALQLAPDDILAVPRGAVLLDVAYDPWPSVLGTAWRGAGGVTVSGLAMLAHQALGQVRIFVTGDPLLPLDREDEVFTAMKRAVGLPS
- the ruvX gene encoding Holliday junction resolvase RuvX; translation: MRAGVRLGIDVGKARVGVARSDLHGMLATPVETVPRAASGDSDVLRILAIARELEAFEFIVGLPLSLSGASTPSTADAEEFAARCLAGATDAQLDIGVRMIDERLTTVSAQSALHRSGRNTKNSRPVIDQVAAVILLQHALDTERASGRPPGSVVDPNQGTNSD
- the alaS gene encoding alanine--tRNA ligase gives rise to the protein MQTADIRQRWLTFFADRGHTVVPSASLVSEDPTLLFTVAGMVPFIPYMSGLVPAPFKRATSVQKCIRTLDIEEVGKTTRHGTFFQMNGNFSFGDYFKETAIEFAWELLTTSEADGGLGFEEKDLWVTVYEDDDEAIAFWKKTAGLPDYKIQRLGKDSNYWSTGQPGPAGPCSEIFYDRGPAYGKDGGPAADEDRYIEIWNLVFMQYLIGNVKSKYDFDVLGELPRKNIDTGMGLERVAFIKQGVENLYEIDQVRPVLDLAAALSGRRYGAVHDDDVRMRVVADHVRSALMLMSDGVTPSNEGRGYVLRRLLRRTVRSMRLLGVDRTTFPELFPASRDAMSAAYPEVEADYERISRTAYAEEEAFLRTLSGGTTILDLAVLKTRSEGASALAGDTAFQLHDTFGFPIDLTVEIAEEAGLTVDRAAFERLMTEQKQRAKADAKSKKLGANDLSAFAEFRAAGETVFTGYTELQTDSRVLGLIIDGTSVTTAVAGELVEVILAETSLYAESGGQEADSGTIVGDGFELEVLDVQKPVKGLISHRSRVSSGQVAVGDSARSVVDSEWRKGATQAHSGTHIVHAALREILGPTAHQSGSYNKAGYLRLDFTWSQPLSASTKSEIEEISNTAVRADFDVITREMAVDDAKKLGAMALFGEKYGDVVRMVEIGGPWSRELCGGTHVVHTSEIGLINLLGESSIGSTNRRVESLVGADAFREFATERAIVSQLTSSLKAPRDEITNRIADLVSNLKAAEKKIAAYEASALSSRVPGLLALATPIGGVTTVTASLGQLRSSDDLRTLVTSVRERLGSASSVVALAADVGGKPVVIVATNEQARSASLKAGALARVAASILGGGGGGKDDLAQGGGTDVAAIDNALAGIRSAVSAAGTAASGSN